From a region of the Tachyglossus aculeatus isolate mTacAcu1 unplaced genomic scaffold, mTacAcu1.pri scaffold_1_arrow_ctg1, whole genome shotgun sequence genome:
- the LOC119923452 gene encoding vomeronasal type-1 receptor 4-like has protein sequence MDPTEMVFGILILLEISFGVLGNVCLFLVHVYQVSANKKTKYSDLILAHLAVANTMTLLIKGVPDILSTWGLRNFLGDVGCKTLLYLYRLSRDLAIFTTCLLSIFQAVTLSPCTSQWAGLKAKLPKCITSTCLLSWILNMLVDVTTPISVTGPQNSTSRQTVNILKYCSSTSISAITTLVNAIVLSFRDLFFVVLMSGSSGYMVLVLHRHHGQIQHLRGSGHSSREMPEVRAARCVLALVTLYILLYVRETITVSVLINIRKPLPLLLNTHMILTFSFSAVSPFLMILSNRRIRTFRNRNLPVWDTGLSPRPGK, from the coding sequence ATGGATCCCACAGAGATGGTTTTTGGGATCTTGATCCTACTGGAGATCAGCTTCGGGGTTTTAGGGAATGTGTGCCTCTTCCTAGTTCACGTCTACCAGGTCTCTGCCAACAAAAAGACCAAGTACTCAGACCTAATCCTTGCCCACCTGGCTGTGGCCAACACCATGACCCTTTTGATTAAGGGAGTCCCAGACATCCTGTCAACCTGGGGACTGAGAAATTTCCTGGGTGATGTTGGTTGTAAAACCCTCCTCTACCTGTACAGACTGTCCCGAGACCTGGCCATCTtcaccacctgcctcctgagcatcttccaggctgtCACCCTCAGTCCCTGCACCTCCCAGTGGGCAGGACTTAAAGCTAAATTACCCAAATGTATCACCTCAACTTGTCTTCTTTCCTGGATCCTCAATATGCTGGTGGATGTTACTACACCCATAAGTGTAACAGGTCCCCAGAACAGCACAAGTAGGCAAACTGTCAATATTCTGAAATACTGTTCCTCCACTAGCATTAGTGCAATAACCACCCTGGTCAATGCAATCGTGCTCTCCTTTCGGGATCTGTTTTTTGTGGTGCTCATGAGTGGGTCCAGCGGTTACATGGTGCTTGTCCTGCACAGACATCACGGGCAGATCCAGCACCTTCGTGGATCTGGCCACTCCTCCAGGGAGATGCCTGAGGTCAGAGCAGCCAGATGTGTCCTTGCCCTCGTGACTCTCTACATCCTTCTGTATGTGAGGGAGACCATTACTGTGAGTGTTTTAATCAACATTAGAAAACCTTTGCCTCTGCTTCTAAACACACACATGATTTTGACATTCTCCTTCTCGGCTGTAAGTCCATTCTTGATGATTCTTAGTAACAGGAGGATAAGAACCTTCAGGAATAGGAATTTACCTGTTTGGGACACTGGCCTCTCCCCTCGCCCAGGAAAATGA